A window of Nonomuraea angiospora genomic DNA:
TTCCCGCTCGTGGCGCTCTCGTACGCGGTGCTCGGGTTCGTGGTGGCGACCAGCGAGGCCACCAGGGACGCGCTGGAGAAGGCCATCGTCGAGCGGCTGCCCGGCATCGCCACCCAGCTCAACCTCGACGCCATCGCCACCGCCAGGCAGACGGCCGGGATCGTCGGTCTGCTCGGTCTGCTCTACGCCGGGCTCGGCGCGCTGGACGCGCTGCGCGGGGCTCTGCGCGAGATGTCGATGACCACCGCGCCGCCGCTCAACTTCCTCGTCGGCAAGCTGCGCGACCTGGCCTCGATCATCCTGATCGGGACCACGATGATCGTGTCCGTGCTGGTCGCCGGGTTCGCCACCACGGCCACGGACAAGGTCATGCAGTTCGTCTTCGGGAGCGAGTCGGCGCCGGCCACCTGGGGGCTGCGGCTGGCGGGCGTGGTGGCGAGCGTGGGGGCCGACTGGCTGCTGTTCCTCATCCTGCTCGGGTGGGTGGACCGGCCGACCCGGCCGTTCCGGCTGATCGCCAGGGGGGCGCTGCTGGGCGCGATCGGTTTCGGGGCGCTCAAGCAGGCGGCGACGCTGCTGCTCGGGCAGACGCTGAGCAACCCGGTCTACGGGACGTTCGCCGTCATCGTCGGGTTGCTCGTCTGGATCAACTTCTCGGCCAGGCTCGTGCTCTACGTCGCCGCCTGGACGGCCACCGCCGGCCGCTGCCCGCCGCCCTCTCCGACCCCGGTCCCGTACGCGAACCCGGACGCCTGGGCCCTGCGCGAGGGCACGTCAGGAGCCTGAGCGGGGGCCGCGCGGGCACGTCAGGTCAGGAGCCTGAGGTCGCACGGGCGCGTCAGTCAGGAGCCTGAGGCGGCGCGGGCGCGTCAGTCAGGAGCCTGAGCGGCCGCGCCGGCGGCGGATGCCGAATCCGAGCCAGACCAGCCCGAACAGCAGCCCCCCGCCGATCACCACGGACCCGATCGTCCTGGTGGAGTCGGTCTGCTTGGAGGCGGCCGTGTCCAGCAGCGGCGGCTGGGCCGCGGGCGTGACCTTGGAGGCCGGCGGGGCGGAGGAGCGCGGGGCGGCCTGGACCTCGGGGAGCGGGTCCACGAGCCGGCCGACCGGCTGGACCTTGCCCCTGACCGAGAAGCCCCAGTCGAGCAGCTTGGCCACCTCCTCCCAGAAGTAGCCCTCGTGCCGCATGATGCTCACGACGATCGTGTGCCCGTCGCGGCTGGCCGCGCCGACGAAGCTGCCCAGGGCCTTCGAGGTCCAGCCGTTCTTGATGCCGATCATGCCCTTGTAGCGCCAGAGCAGCTTGTTGTGGTTGCTGATCTCGTAGTAGCCCTTGGGCGCGGGGAACTTGGAGGTCTTCGTACTGATATATCCGCGGAAAGCGGGATTGGCGAGGCCGGCGCGGGCGATCAGCGCCAGGTCGTACGCCGAGCTGCTCTGCCCCGGCTTGTCCAGCCCGCTGGGCGTCTTGGCCACGGTGTCGTACGCCTGCAGCCGCTTGGCCACGGCGTTCATGTCGCTCATGGTCTTGGCGACGCCGCCGTTCGTCTCGGCCAGGGCCATGGCCGCGTCGTTCCCCGACGACATCATCAGCGCCCTGAACAGGTCGTCGACCTTGTACGTCGCCTTGACCGACAGGCCGACCGCCGTGCCCTCCTGGTTGCAGGCGTTCTCGCTGGGCCGGATCCTGCGGTCCTTGTCGAGCTTGGGAATGAGCGTGAGCGCGGTCAGCGTCTTGAGCGTGCTGGCCGGCAGGTAGCGCCCGTGAGGGTCCTTGGCGGCGAGCACCTCGCCCGTGTCCGCGTCCGCGATGACGTACGACGTAGCCTGGGTCTTGGGCGGTTCCTTGACGCCCTCGGGCGTCACCAGGCCGCGGCTGCCCAGCGCCTCACCCCCGACCGGTGTCGTCGGAGCGGCATATGCGGTCCCGCCGGTGAGCGAGACCGAGGCGATGAGTGCCGTGACCGGCACGAGTTTCGTCCACATGGCGATCTCAGCGTAGCTTCGAGTGAATGCCCATGTGGCGACACATCCCCCGTTGATCCACCTTCGATACTAGAGAGGCGCTCATGTCACGAAAGATCGCCGGATTCCTCATCATTCTCGGCGCATTCATGATCTTCGAGTGGGTGAACCTCGGGTTTAACTTGGCCGACGGGCATCCGACCAGCTTCTACGTGGTGCACGGGATCCTGATCGCGGTGAACATCATCCTCGCCGTCGTGCTGGGGATCATCGGCTGGCGGGGGTTGCGCGGGAGTCGCGAGAAGGAGGTCACGGGCCGCACAGGAGCCGCCGGGTGAGGGCGTGCAGCTCGTCCGCCTCCTCCCGGGAGTCGCCGATCGAGGTGAAGCCCAGCTTCCCGTGCTCGGGGACGGCCCCGAGCAGGTGGAAGACGTTCCCGGTACGCCGTTCCGCGTCGAACCCGATTCCGAGCCGGTCGGCCATGCGCACGACCTCGCCGGGGCTGCGCCCGCGCAGGCAGGACGAGGAGCAATTGTCGGTCGCGGTGTAGAACTTCGGCTGATTTCCGGACATGAGGAGGCCGGTGGCCGGATCGTACGTGGCCCCGGTCGTCAGCACGGCGGCGCCGAGCGGATGCGTGGTGCCGCCGATCCGCAGATTGATCTCGCACAGCAGCGCCGCGTACCCGGCGTCGGCCTTCAGCGCGAAGAAGTCCATGCCGAATATCCCCACCACGCCCCGATCGGCGAGGACCTGGGCGATCCGCTCGGCGGACGCGCCCACCTCGGCCCGGTACTCGGGCGCCGCGGGGAACGTGCAGCCCTGGTAGACGTGGCCGTTGGGCCCGCCGAGCACCTGGTCGTGCGTGGCCAGCACCTGCGCGGTGCCGCCCGGCGTGATGCAGGCCAGCGCGCTCGGGTAGTACAGCGGCCTATGCTCGATGAACTCCTCGACCACCGCCCCCCGGTCCCTGATCTTCGCGGTGAAGTTGGCCCAGGTCTCCCCGGAGGCCGAGAAGCTGGTCAGGGACCTGTCGGCCTTGGTGACGATCGCGTTGCCGAGCCCGGAGTAGCTGTCGTTCAGCTTGACCATCACCCGCTCGCCCGGCAGGGCCTCGATCGCCTCCTCGATCTCCAGCACGTGCCGGACGTCGCCGAAGCCCCGCGGCATCGGCACGCCCGCCTCGTGGCCGACCTCGCGCGCCCCGCTCTTGGAGCCGTAATAGGCCAGGGCGGTGGCCGGTCCGTAGAGGGGGACGTTGAGTAACGAGGCGAGCTCCTCCTCGAGCTCGCTCAGGACGAACGGCACCAGCCAGGCGTCGCCCTCGATGGCCGCGCGCACTTGCTCCAGCGCGTCCGGCCGGGCGAGCAGGGCCTTGGTCAGCGGCTGAGACCAAGGATCGTCGAGGCTGATCAGCGTGAGCCGTTTGGCCGCGTCATCCGGATCCGGCAGGAACGCGAAGTAGTAGTCGATGATGTCGGGATCGATGGGCGCGGAGGAGAGGTAGACCACCTTGACCCCGGGCTCGCGGAGCGTGAGCAGCAGGAACAGCAGCCGTTCCTCGTAGGATCTGGCCCCCGTGATGCGGCGGAGCTCATCCTGCGGAAGGGAGAGCGAGGGTACGACCACCAGGGTCCCCTCGCTCGGCTTGAAGATGCTCAACCCAGCATACTTCTCCCCGAACGGGATATTAGTGATCATATTGCGAGTGAAACACGCATTCTTCTCAAATGCAGCCAGCGCCGAAGTGTCATGACCATGACAGAAGGTGACAGGATTCGTAATCGCCGACCACGTTTGAACTGGGAGCATCGGGTCATGATCTACTGATCCGTTGTGACCATTTCCGGATCACCTGAACGTTCACACGCCGTGACCACCTGGGGTTACGGACATGCTCGCAGGAACTTTTGGAGTATCTGTCACCGCGAACTCGCGCGAGGGCGATAAAGTCGAAGCATCGCCATCGGGCTCACGGCCGACCGCTGTGCTCCCGGGCTGCAGCGGCGCTCGCGACCGACGAACGCAAAGCTCACGCTGACGATCTCGCGCACCCCGACCAGAGGGTGTGTTTTTTGATTCGCCGAGTGGCCGCTCGACCGGGGGGCCACGGCGGGATGACGAGCTTTCACAGCGGATGAGCCGTGGTGGTCAGACATATTCGGGCGCGCGGCATGGACGGGACGGTGACATATGCGGGGACGTGAGCTTCGGGGGGAACTCGACGCGTTCCTGGCGGAGACCGAGCAGGATCTCGTGGCGTTCCGCCGCGACCTCCACATGCACCCAGAGTTGGCCTTCGCGGAATATCGCACGACGCAGCGGATCGCCGAGCGGCTCACCGCCGCCGGGTTGACCCCCTCGGTGCTCCCGCGCGGCACCGGGCTGATCTGCGAGGTCGGCAGCGGTGACGGCCCGACCGTCGCGCTGCGCGCCGACATCGACGCGCTGCCGCTGCAGGACGAGAAGGACGTGCCCTACCGCTCCACCGTGGCCGGTGTCTGCCACGCGTGCGGCCATGACGTGCACACCACGGTGCTGCTCGGCACCTCGCTCTTCCTCGCCCAGCAGGCCGCCGCCGGCCTGCTGCCCGGCCGGGTGCGCCTGATCTTCCAGCCCGCCGAGGAGCTGCCCGGCGGCGCGCTCGAGGTCATGGCCCAGGGCGGCATCAGCGGCGTCGACCGCATCTTCGGACTCCACTGCGACCCGCGCGTGGACGTCGGCCAGGTCGGGCTGAAGGCCGGCCCGATCACCTCGGCCTGCGACAAGCTGGTCATCAGGGTGTCGGGCCCCGGCGGGCACACCGCCCGCCCCCACCTGACCGCCGACCTGGTCTTCGCCCTGGCCAAGATCCTGACCGAGCTGCCCGCCGGCCTGTCGCGCCGGGTCGACCCGCGCTCCTCGCTGAGCCTGGTCTGGGGCAAGGTCGAGGCCGGCACGGCGGCCAACGCGATCCCCGACGACGGCGTGGCCGCCGGGACGGTCCGCTGCCTCGACGAGGCCGCCTGGCACGCCGCGCCCGACCTGATCAAGTCGCTGCTGGAGTCGGTGGCCGGCGCCTACGGCGTGGAGGCCGAGATGGACTACACGCGCGGCGTGCCGCCGGTGGTCAACGACGAGGTCAGCGTCGAGATGCTGGCCGAGGCCGCCGAGCGCGTGCTGGGCGCGGGCGCGGTGGTCCCGACCCAGCAGTCACTCGGCGGCGAGGACTTCGCGTGGTACCTCGAGTCGATCCCCGGCGCGTTCGCCCGCCTGGGCACGCGCTCGCCCGACGGCATGACGTACGACATCCACCAGGGCACCTTCGACGTCGACGAGAAGGCGATCGCGATGGGCGTGCGCGTCATGGCCGCCACGGCGCTGACCGCGCTGTGGGAGGTCGGCCCGCTCGACACGGTCACCAGCACCGCGATGGCCTAGTCACTGCAGCAGCTTGCCGAAGACCACGGGCAGTCGCAGCGACGACTGCCCGGGCGAGACCGTGATCTTCGTGCCCGGCGGGTAGCGCAGGGTGTAGTCGAAGTCGGTCGAGATGATCACGAGGCCCAGCCGGTGGCCCTTCTTGAACAGGTAGTCCGTCGGCTGGAAGTCCCACGTGAAGGTGTACTCCTTGCCCGGCCGCAGGGCCTCGGTCCGGTCCGCGCGGTGCCGGTTGCGGACGTCCAGCCAGCCCCTGGTGACGATCTTGTACGGGGTGGCGGCGGTGCCGAGCGTCCTGAGGGTCGTGCAGCCCGTGTCACCCGGGACGCCCTCGCCGTAGCAGTAGGACTGGCCGGTCGAGACCAGGGAGCCGTTGGCGCGGACGTCCGTGCCGTAGTCCACCAGCAGGGCCGTCAGGTACGGCGAGGCGCCGTCCTTCAGCGAGGCCCGCACCGACACCGTCGGGGTGCCGGAGATCCGCACGTCGGCGGGCAGGTCGCCGGTCACGTACGCCAGCCGGTTCGGATCCGAGCCCGTGGCCTCCACCAGCTGCTCGGCCGTCCTGGTCTTCTGGTCCGTGAACGACTCCCTGGCCGAGCGCGGGCTGGGGAGCAGGCCCAGCTTCGAGCCCGAGCCCAGCCAGAGCGGCACCGTGGCCGCGCCGGGCAGCGGCCATGAGGCGTGCCGGCCCCACTGGCCGGGCGCGATCTCCACGTCGGCCTGCGGCTCGCGCATGATGCCCGAGTCGATCCCGTACAGCCAGTAGTCGAACCAGCCGTGCAGCTGGCGCAGCCACTCGGCCGTGCGCAGGTTGAAGGGGTTCATGTGGGTGCCCTGGTGCAGCCAGATCTTGCGCGGCACGTGCCGCTTGGCCAGGGCGTACCACCACTGGGCGAACTGCTTGGTCTTGACGTTCCAGTCGTTGAGCCCGTGCACCAGGAAGACGCTGGCCTTGACCTTGCCGACGTCGTTCAGGTAGTTGCGGGCGTCCCACATCGCGCTGTAGTCGCCGGTGATCCGGTCCTGGGCCGTGGTGATCCCGTCGACCAGGGCACCGCAGGCGGCCTGGCCGTCCTGCCTGGTCAGCACGTACTTGGCGAGCACGTCGAGGTCCTCGCCCTGGAAGCCGCCGGGTGCGAGCACGCCGCCGTTGGCGCGGTAGTAGTCGTACCAGCTGGAGATCGAGGCGATCGGCACGATCGTCTTGAGTCCCTCGACGCCGGTCGTGGCGACCGCGTTGGGCAGCGTGCCGTTGTAGGAGACGCCGATCATGCCGACCTTGCCGGTCGACCAGGTGGCCTCGACCGGGTTGCCGCCGGCGTCGAAGCCCTTGGCGCGGCCGTTCAGCCAGTCGATCGCGGCCTTCGGGCCGGCCGTCTCGTTGCGGTCGCCGGAGGTGGGGCAGCCGGTGGCGCGGCCGCTGCCGAGGTTCTCCACCAGCGCGATGGCGTACCCGCGGGGCAGGAAGTAGTTGTCGTAGTAGCTGTCGAAGGGCTCGGCGGCCAGCTTGTTCCTGGCGTCGGCGAGGGCGGGCAGCGGGATGCCGTTCGCGTCCACGTCCACGGGGTGGTTGGGGACGTCGTTGCCGCCGGCGTAGTACGGGCTGGCCTCCATGATGACCGGGACCTTCAGCCCCTGGTCGGTCTCCTTGGGGCGCAGGATGTCGACGGCGACCCGGTCGGGCTTGCCGTCGTTGTCGCTGTCGGTGCCCTCGACCTCGACGAACACCGTCTGTTTGACGGCGTCCGCGCGGGAGAAGACGGGCTGGGTGGCGTTGTTCTCGATCTTGATGGCCGGCGCGTCGGCCGTCGCGGGCGTGGTTCCACTCAGGGCCACCACGAGCAGTGCGGCCAGCAGCACGGTCAGGGCCTTCCAAGGATGCATATGGGCTCCGGGATCAGGTTTCCACCGTCTGTCGGAATCTCCGTCATGATCCGCGCCGGCACAAGGGGTCAAAGTTGGGCAAAACCTTCCGTGTATCGTGGATTGCTCCCGATTCGTCCTTCAGGTCACGGACGCGAGTGATGTCGATAACGGAGCGGTTGCGACCCTGTGCGCTGGTTTGGTTCGCCCTGGTCAAGCAACTATCTTCCGTGCAGGTGCCGTACGTGCTTCGCGCGTGCGATGAAGTATCGACAGCGGCGAAGACGACGGGGAAAGGGAAGGGAGTCGCCTTGCTCGGCAAGCGATTCAACAGGATGGCGA
This region includes:
- a CDS encoding YihY/virulence factor BrkB family protein — protein: MASVVKRIEAVRAWGRRKVTRWRERRPALDHLIRAVRRYQHQSGDTLAGAVTYYAFLSFFPLVALSYAVLGFVVATSEATRDALEKAIVERLPGIATQLNLDAIATARQTAGIVGLLGLLYAGLGALDALRGALREMSMTTAPPLNFLVGKLRDLASIILIGTTMIVSVLVAGFATTATDKVMQFVFGSESAPATWGLRLAGVVASVGADWLLFLILLGWVDRPTRPFRLIARGALLGAIGFGALKQAATLLLGQTLSNPVYGTFAVIVGLLVWINFSARLVLYVAAWTATAGRCPPPSPTPVPYANPDAWALREGTSGA
- a CDS encoding D-alanyl-D-alanine carboxypeptidase family protein, encoding MWTKLVPVTALIASVSLTGGTAYAAPTTPVGGEALGSRGLVTPEGVKEPPKTQATSYVIADADTGEVLAAKDPHGRYLPASTLKTLTALTLIPKLDKDRRIRPSENACNQEGTAVGLSVKATYKVDDLFRALMMSSGNDAAMALAETNGGVAKTMSDMNAVAKRLQAYDTVAKTPSGLDKPGQSSSAYDLALIARAGLANPAFRGYISTKTSKFPAPKGYYEISNHNKLLWRYKGMIGIKNGWTSKALGSFVGAASRDGHTIVVSIMRHEGYFWEEVAKLLDWGFSVRGKVQPVGRLVDPLPEVQAAPRSSAPPASKVTPAAQPPLLDTAASKQTDSTRTIGSVVIGGGLLFGLVWLGFGIRRRRGRSGS
- a CDS encoding SCO4848 family membrane protein translates to MSRKIAGFLIILGAFMIFEWVNLGFNLADGHPTSFYVVHGILIAVNIILAVVLGIIGWRGLRGSREKEVTGRTGAAG
- a CDS encoding peptide ligase PGM1-related protein — translated: MITNIPFGEKYAGLSIFKPSEGTLVVVPSLSLPQDELRRITGARSYEERLLFLLLTLREPGVKVVYLSSAPIDPDIIDYYFAFLPDPDDAAKRLTLISLDDPWSQPLTKALLARPDALEQVRAAIEGDAWLVPFVLSELEEELASLLNVPLYGPATALAYYGSKSGAREVGHEAGVPMPRGFGDVRHVLEIEEAIEALPGERVMVKLNDSYSGLGNAIVTKADRSLTSFSASGETWANFTAKIRDRGAVVEEFIEHRPLYYPSALACITPGGTAQVLATHDQVLGGPNGHVYQGCTFPAAPEYRAEVGASAERIAQVLADRGVVGIFGMDFFALKADAGYAALLCEINLRIGGTTHPLGAAVLTTGATYDPATGLLMSGNQPKFYTATDNCSSSCLRGRSPGEVVRMADRLGIGFDAERRTGNVFHLLGAVPEHGKLGFTSIGDSREEADELHALTRRLLCGP
- a CDS encoding M20 family metallopeptidase, coding for MRGRELRGELDAFLAETEQDLVAFRRDLHMHPELAFAEYRTTQRIAERLTAAGLTPSVLPRGTGLICEVGSGDGPTVALRADIDALPLQDEKDVPYRSTVAGVCHACGHDVHTTVLLGTSLFLAQQAAAGLLPGRVRLIFQPAEELPGGALEVMAQGGISGVDRIFGLHCDPRVDVGQVGLKAGPITSACDKLVIRVSGPGGHTARPHLTADLVFALAKILTELPAGLSRRVDPRSSLSLVWGKVEAGTAANAIPDDGVAAGTVRCLDEAAWHAAPDLIKSLLESVAGAYGVEAEMDYTRGVPPVVNDEVSVEMLAEAAERVLGAGAVVPTQQSLGGEDFAWYLESIPGAFARLGTRSPDGMTYDIHQGTFDVDEKAIAMGVRVMAATALTALWEVGPLDTVTSTAMA
- a CDS encoding Xaa-Pro dipeptidyl-peptidase, with the protein product MHPWKALTVLLAALLVVALSGTTPATADAPAIKIENNATQPVFSRADAVKQTVFVEVEGTDSDNDGKPDRVAVDILRPKETDQGLKVPVIMEASPYYAGGNDVPNHPVDVDANGIPLPALADARNKLAAEPFDSYYDNYFLPRGYAIALVENLGSGRATGCPTSGDRNETAGPKAAIDWLNGRAKGFDAGGNPVEATWSTGKVGMIGVSYNGTLPNAVATTGVEGLKTIVPIASISSWYDYYRANGGVLAPGGFQGEDLDVLAKYVLTRQDGQAACGALVDGITTAQDRITGDYSAMWDARNYLNDVGKVKASVFLVHGLNDWNVKTKQFAQWWYALAKRHVPRKIWLHQGTHMNPFNLRTAEWLRQLHGWFDYWLYGIDSGIMREPQADVEIAPGQWGRHASWPLPGAATVPLWLGSGSKLGLLPSPRSARESFTDQKTRTAEQLVEATGSDPNRLAYVTGDLPADVRISGTPTVSVRASLKDGASPYLTALLVDYGTDVRANGSLVSTGQSYCYGEGVPGDTGCTTLRTLGTAATPYKIVTRGWLDVRNRHRADRTEALRPGKEYTFTWDFQPTDYLFKKGHRLGLVIISTDFDYTLRYPPGTKITVSPGQSSLRLPVVFGKLLQ